The following are encoded in a window of Chloroflexota bacterium genomic DNA:
- a CDS encoding cyclic nucleotide-binding domain-containing protein, with amino-acid sequence MQPENEKRINFLKQVLIFNEFSDEELAEVVERLKDQQVNAGAIIFHEGDVPDAMYIIYGGKMEITRQDEDGTEVFLALVDDGDTFGADGLLNNQPRSAMIKALEDTDLLYLDTDDFNWLITTYPSVKAYLLAFTNTYKFRDQLKISWLGNGEVLNLVQRRHVIRLIGEFFFIWFFISIALLVVIVIGVLFNKTPIIWVSAGVIGGVILLAGLAGSLWAFLEWKNDYFFVTNVRVVWRERILLRSSSRQEVPLRTIQSLGVQTGNVLARAIHVGDLVIKTFNSEMRLTEVHNPERMRNMISAFLSKTKAISKQAEINAIRQTVRRRLGYETEIIEPELPEDVPAATDRARTGFWIFRARTVEGDTITYNKHWSVFLVRAWLPTTLLFFSSIITIWMIRFMLSNQIFLILGIVPLGIFFWWLYEYADWKNDIYRLTRDRIIDREKSPLGQESFRSAPIKNIQSVGHAIPNTIGLILNVGNVKINVGDQTLTFEGVHNPALVHQDISQRMEEGIAKAEQERIAAEHERMATWLEIYHKQVDGSQSADHEPDLF; translated from the coding sequence ATGCAGCCAGAAAACGAAAAACGAATCAATTTTTTAAAACAAGTTCTCATCTTTAACGAATTCAGCGACGAAGAACTCGCCGAAGTTGTGGAGCGGTTGAAAGACCAGCAAGTGAACGCCGGGGCAATTATCTTTCACGAAGGGGATGTGCCCGACGCGATGTATATTATTTATGGCGGAAAAATGGAGATTACCCGCCAGGACGAAGATGGAACGGAAGTGTTTCTGGCGCTCGTTGACGACGGTGATACCTTCGGCGCAGATGGTTTGCTCAACAACCAACCCCGTTCAGCAATGATTAAAGCCCTTGAAGATACCGATTTGCTCTACCTGGACACAGATGATTTTAACTGGCTAATCACGACATACCCAAGTGTCAAAGCGTATTTACTGGCATTTACCAATACCTACAAATTTCGTGACCAATTAAAAATTAGTTGGCTTGGCAACGGCGAAGTACTAAACCTAGTACAGCGTCGCCATGTCATCCGGCTGATTGGCGAATTTTTCTTTATCTGGTTCTTTATCTCAATTGCCTTACTGGTTGTCATTGTAATTGGCGTATTATTCAATAAAACACCTATTATTTGGGTCAGTGCCGGGGTGATTGGAGGGGTGATCTTATTGGCTGGGCTGGCAGGGAGCTTATGGGCATTTCTGGAGTGGAAAAATGACTACTTCTTTGTCACCAATGTGCGCGTCGTCTGGCGCGAGCGCATTTTACTGCGCAGTTCCAGCCGACAAGAAGTACCCTTGCGCACCATCCAATCGCTTGGCGTGCAAACCGGCAATGTGCTGGCACGCGCCATCCATGTGGGCGATTTGGTCATCAAAACCTTCAACAGCGAGATGCGCCTGACCGAGGTTCATAACCCTGAGCGTATGAGAAATATGATTAGCGCCTTTCTAAGCAAAACAAAGGCCATTTCAAAACAGGCTGAAATTAACGCCATACGCCAAACTGTGCGCCGACGCTTAGGTTACGAAACCGAAATCATCGAACCCGAACTTCCCGAAGATGTGCCTGCAGCTACCGATCGGGCCAGGACAGGATTTTGGATTTTCAGAGCGCGCACTGTAGAGGGTGACACAATTACCTACAATAAACACTGGTCTGTTTTTTTGGTGCGCGCCTGGCTACCTACCACGCTGCTTTTTTTCAGCAGCATTATCACAATATGGATGATCCGTTTTATGCTTAGCAATCAAATTTTTCTGATTCTCGGTATTGTGCCCCTGGGTATCTTTTTTTGGTGGCTGTATGAATATGCCGACTGGAAAAATGATATTTACCGCCTCACGCGCGATCGCATTATTGATCGTGAAAAAAGCCCTCTGGGGCAAGAATCGTTCCGCTCGGCGCCCATCAAAAACATCCAGAGCGTTGGACACGCTATTCCCAACACCATCGGGTTGATCCTGAATGTTGGCAATGTTAAAATCAATGTTGGCGATCAAACGCTGACTTTTGAAGGTGTTCACAACCCGGCGCTGGTGCATCAAGATATTTCGCAGCGTATGGAAGAAGGTATTGCCAAAGCCGAGCAAGAGCGTATCGCAGCCGAACACGAACGCATGGCAACCTGGCTCGAGATTTACCACAAACAGGTTGATGGAAGCCAGTCTGCAGACCATGAACCCGATTTGTTTTAG
- the def gene encoding peptide deformylase — MALLNIITNPDPILRGKAKKITQFDDNLQKLIDDMIETMRDAPGVGLAAPQVNRSQRIFVAEFGDENDEEAPPEVYVFINPKIVYASSEMDTGVEGCLSIPGKLGEVMRPIDATLEGLDRYGEPQRIEAKGWLARIFQHETDHLNGVLFTDHALSVWDQELPEIE; from the coding sequence ATGGCACTCCTAAATATTATTACCAATCCCGATCCCATTCTGCGCGGAAAAGCGAAAAAAATCACTCAATTTGACGATAATCTGCAAAAATTGATTGACGATATGATTGAGACGATGCGGGACGCGCCCGGTGTGGGGTTGGCAGCCCCGCAGGTGAATCGATCCCAGCGGATTTTCGTGGCCGAATTTGGCGATGAAAACGATGAAGAGGCCCCGCCCGAAGTGTATGTATTTATCAACCCCAAAATTGTCTACGCCTCGAGCGAGATGGATACCGGTGTGGAAGGTTGCCTCTCGATCCCTGGGAAATTGGGCGAAGTGATGCGCCCGATTGATGCCACACTGGAGGGCCTCGACCGGTATGGCGAACCTCAGCGTATTGAAGCCAAAGGCTGGCTGGCGCGCATTTTCCAGCACGAAACCGATCATCTCAATGGTGTTTTATTCACTGACCACGCGCTGAGTGTTTGGGATCAGGAATTGCCTGAAATCGAATAA